One genomic window of Mercenaria mercenaria strain notata chromosome 2, MADL_Memer_1, whole genome shotgun sequence includes the following:
- the LOC123564608 gene encoding uncharacterized protein LOC123564608 isoform X2 — MPGPLERWLETFLCGQFADNFERYGYRTLQTVCQMQLPQLLSIGIPHKESEIILQNIQILRQSTAAVAQQQMQHGMSGSYSNSMSHDHHGTSFQGRDVLQEHTNYMGPDRSCYNYGSQSSSVSGQFYNQGVSQSLDPMMSSAYRQQYQGSSSYPQQLADGAQYSNMGMPSPSSSAAVVTSRHAFPGHVPGSPLMGQSNMQHSHPHLRSSGQTPQEVANNILHMAASSYPTNNTVQVPLSKSRSSPYHVPSRSPNYNSKLQDNQQLMCSDYNQGQFAYPSPPHQSQLHMQSRDPRLSPISPASVGMIPSPHSHQSGRSVPSSSPCSMHSPSKGLVRSPGPNSQFVNSPQRGQYQMSSSMNTSHQRMVSPIPSNQQLKVSVPSSMSQPFQQCYFGNMLNTSQYPTFQQPMSVQYSPSSISQISNSGQFCNSPGSHSGNFPHSPGGHSGHFSNISSPYTPGSGNYLSPGQTHSSPSTTQHVPDSSVSHSPNMKQCNSPLQSLQKLCMLPEAQVVDPKTVVKEACVPSPNDSSIAKSIESSLSIPVCTNAPTDSSFSPAFNEVVQSSSESEVTQSISETAVSPDVKCQPKKMMLLRAAKDDLCSPQSDETVQYCSVKSESDDTKDYKIESVDDGDDKKHLIDQSSVESLNTDRNNSDIFDGKTNTSETDKKKTCEPSECKTPAENCEGGSAKDGVDSNVENKAFDYLKPGSENGIQGIENVPDSSRNKETCDANFGIGATTSENVQLNTANIEQGAKVQSKDVEVAYESESSDSDNESQLLVRKDVKKTYSKQERLKSFEISPRLRGDSTGSLSDDRDNSDFEYEDHIGCDDIETGFSDIDDKSNEIIEESVDDAKDLDNDITDGGMVIDRVMITGSCWEKNGIRKRSISNSQKHKKNGHVKRLPFMREVSEIDSDDVPSPLGGDVVDGLEGPVGVDNGDGTVSVRRPSHIRQRKTPVKYKDTSFFQGDFIFVEEEEQFVDEPKRKMAKKSIDVNHNPKKNGVVKKSDNTCSSNNNASSSLKAKHCVKPKIQVSSDSSVSKNLEDTMKLLAKQKGKMKAEKSKSTFTTNNIKFVTKGSDGKLKEVKTVTVVKEVTKDDCVRNSVSKTGILSVNQAPKSKSDPKNTPSHTTAVMTRKSSKQECNIEKNESVKKKAPRRQLNGVKTDSINGQRKGSERTHKSSSVVNQNTEKMAKTKKLKQLSKEKAIPDDDIEVIEIDSEDSVGAANETGANNNVTELLEDREAVPKAEIVAVECQNLVSDEEKEGRGYMFSLVEDEVVDEKLVGEIHTDLKEKTEEGDIDIEHETPAKENIKRSSSGSNIKCKRSSARRDRSKTSGKGVKRKAFIDHDPDFEFGSIKKAFKSNKLDQTRDSSSSKKTKKKVDRWANFKGPKVVFDGIKETAKNCVVINDPYEESVSKKTKTTAQNVTRIEISQLPSDKSVLIPYNETTENEEWICALCGKHSSYKFLGDLFGPYTVEIMSDDMLDLSPKVRLGTKKKRSEESQSSVNKSNKSGRRASSVSQEASEWKEVWVHESCSVYSDGVFLIGSKIYGLQEAVRIASQTPCSVCNEMGAMIGCLNKGCQQKFHHVCAQGADCYLDEENFSLLCPKHKVKKIETARGSIHVI, encoded by the exons ATGCCAGGACCTCTTGAACGATGGCTTGAAACGTTTTTGTGCGGACAGTTTGCTGATAATTTCGAGAGATACGGCTACAGAACGCTACAAACA GTATGTCAGATGCAGCTACCACAGTTGTTATCAATTGGAATACCACATAAAGAAAGTGAAATCATACTCCAAAATATACAGATCCTTAGACAATCTACAGCTGCAG TTGCCCAGCAACAAATGCAACATGGAATGAGTGGTAGCTATAGCAACAGTATGTCACATGACCATCATGGAACATCCTTTCAGGGCAGAGATGTTTTACAAGAACATACg AATTACATGGGCCCTGATAGAAGCTGTTACAACTATGGCAGTCAGAGTTCCAGTGTAAGCGGCCAGTTCTATAACCAAGGTGTGTCTCAGTCTCTCGATCCCATGATGAGTTCAGCCTATAGACAACAGTATCAAGGATCATCTAGTTATCCACAGCAGTTGGCAGATGGAGCGCAGTACTCTAATATGGGAATGCCATCTCCGTCTTCAAGTGCTGCTGTTGTAACATCACGCCATGCTTTTCCAGGGCATGTCCCAGGGTCGCCGCTAATGGGTCAGTCAAATATGCAGCATTCACATCCACATTTGAGGAGTTCTGGTCAGACTCCACAGGAAGTTGCAAATAATATCCTGCATATGGCTGCCTCCTCTTATCCTACAAATAATACAGTACAAGTGCCACTGTCGAAAAGCAGATCTTCACCATATCATGTACCATCAAGATCACCAAATTACAATTCAAAGCTGCAAGACAACCAACAGCTTATGTGTTCAGATTATAACCAAGGACAGTTTGCTTACCCTAGTCCACCTCATCAGTCGCAGCTGCACATGCAGTCTAGAGACCCAAGACTGTCACCAATAAGTCCAGCCTCTGTAGGAATGATACCCAGTCCACACTCACACCAAAGTGGGCGTTCTGTACCAAGCTCGAGTCCTTGCTCGATGCATAGTCCAAGTAAAGGGCTAGTAAGATCGCCAGGCCCCAATTCGCAGTTTGTAAATTCACCACAACGAGGACAGTATCAAATGTCATCGTCAATGAATACCTCACATCAAAGAATGGTTTCTCCTATTCCTTCCAATCAACAACTAAAAGTCTCTGTTCCGTCTTCCATGTCACAGCCTTTCCAACAGTGTTACTTTGGAAATATGTTAAACACATCGCAATATCCAACATTTCAGCAACCGATGTCTGTCCAATATTCACCCAGTTCAATTTCCCAAATTTCTAATAgtggacaattttgtaattccCCTGGTTCGCATAGCGGAAATTTTCCACATTCCCCTGGCGGCCATAGCGGACATTTTAGTAACATATCATCTCCTTACACTCCGGGGTCTGGCAACTACCTTAGTCCAGGTCAAACTCATAGTTCCCCATCTACAACACAACATGTGCCAGACAGTAGTGTGTCACACTCACCAAACATGAAGCAGTGTAATAGCCCACTTCAGTCTCTGCAAAAACTTTGTATGTTGCCTGAAGCACAAGTTGTTGATCCTAAAACTGTAGTAAAAGAAGCTTGTGTTCCTTCTCCAAATGACTCTTCTATAGCAAAAAGCATAGAAAGTAGTTTATCAATACCAGTGTGTACAAACGCTCCAACAGATTCCAGTTTTTCTCCAGCTTTCAATGAAGTAGTTCAATCAAGTTCAGAATCAGAAGTGACGCAGAGTATATCTGAAACTGCTGTCAGTCCAGATGTTAAATGTCAACCTAAGAAGATGATGTTACTTCGAGCAGCAAAGGATGATTTGTGTTCTCCGCAAAGTGATGAAACTGTTCAGTACTGTAGTGTTAAATCAGAGAGTGATGATACGAAAGACTACAAAATTGAGTCAGTAGATGATGGAGatgataaaaaacatttaatAGATCAAAGTTCAGTTGAATCATTGAATACTGATAGAAATAATTCTGACATTTTTGATGGTAAAACAAATACATCTGAGACtgataagaaaaaaacttgtgaacCCTCAGAATGTAAAACTCCAGCTGAAAACTGTGAAGGTGGCTCTGCCAAAGATGGAGTTGATTCTAATGTAGAAAATAAGGCATTTGATTATTTGAAACCAGGTTCAGAAAATGGCATACAGGGTATTGAAAACGTACCTGATTCTAGTCGGAATAAAGAAACTTGTGATGCTAATTTTGGGATAGGTGCTACCACGTCTGAAAATGTGCAATTAAATACAGCAAACATTGAACAAGGAGCCAAAGTGCAATCAAAAGATGTTGAAGTGGCATATGAGTCAGAAAGTTCAGATAGTGATAATGAATCACAGCTTCTTGTACGTAAAGATGTgaaaaaaacatacagtaaacaAGAGAGGTTGAAAAGTTTCGAGATCAGTCCAAGATTAAGAGGAGATAGTACTGGATCTCTAAGTGATGATCGGGATAATAGTGATTTTGAGTATGAAGATCATATAGGATGTGATGACATAGAAACAGGATTTAGTGATATTGATGATAAGTCGAATGAAATAATAGAAGAGTCTGTTGATGATGCGAAGGATTTGGATAATGATATCACAGATGGAGGTATGGTTATTGATCGGGTCATGATTACAGGATCGTGCTGGGAAAAGAATGGCATTAGAAAAAGAAGTATTAGTAACAGTCAGAAGCATAAAAAAAATGGGCATGTTAAAAGATTACCTTTTATGAGAGAGGTGTCTGAAATAGACTCTGATGATGTGCCAAGCCCACTAGGCGGCGATGTTGTTGATGGTTTAGAAGGACCTGTTGGTGTAGATAATGGTGATGGTACAGTTTCGGTTAGAAGACCGTCCCATATAAGGCAGAGAAAAACTCCTGTCAAATACAAAGATACCTCATTTTTTCAGggagattttatttttgttgaagaGGAGGAGCAGTTTGTAGATGAACCCAAGAGGAAAATGGCTAAGAAAAGTATAGATGTAAATCACAATCCGAAGAAAAATGGAGTTGTAAAAAAGTCAGACAATACTTGCAGCAGTAATAACAACGCTAGTAGCTCTTTAAAGGCAAAACATTGTGTGAAACCAAAAATCCAGGTCTCGTCAGACTCGTCCGTTTCAAAAAATCTGGAGGATACTATGAAGCTTTTAGCAAAGCAAAAAGGAAAAATGAAAGCTGAAAAGTCAAAAAGCACATTTACaacaaataatatcaaatttGTGACAAAAGGTAGTGATGGAAAACTGAAAGAAGTGAAAACTGTAACAGTTGTGAAAGAAGTAACCAAAGACGACTGTGTGCGAAATAGTGTCTCAAAAACTGGGATACTGTCAGTTAACCAAGCTCCGAAGTCAAAGTCAGATCCAAAAAACACTCCTAGTCATACAACTGCTGTAATGACCAGAAAGTCATCAAAACAAGAGTGTAATATTGAAAAGAATGAAAGTGTCAAAAAGAAAGCTCCTAGAAGACAGCTAAATGGTGTTAAAACTGATAGTATTAATGGCCAAAGAAAAGGAAGCGAAAGAACCCATAAGAGCAGTTCTGTAGTAAatcaaaatacagaaaagatGGCAAAAacgaaaaaattaaaacagttatctAAGGAAAAAGCTATACCAGATGATGACATTGAAGTTATAGAAATTGACTCTGAAGACAGTGTAGGTGCTGCAAATGAAACTGGTGCTAACAATAATGTAACTGAATTGCTTGAAGATAGAGAAGCAGTACCAAAGGCAGAAATTGTTGCTGTTGAATGTCAGAACCTAGTAAGTGATGAAGAAAAAGAAGGGAGAGGTTATATGTTTTCTCTAGTCGAAGATGAAGTTGTGGATGAAAAGTTGGTTGGGGAAATTCATACTGATCTCAAAGAAAAAACTGAGGAAGGTGATATTGATATTGAACATGAAACTCCTgctaaagaaaatattaaaagatcCAGTTCTGGGTCAAATATAAAGTGTAAAAGATCTAGTGCTAGACGTGATAGGTCTAAAACAAGTGGTAAAGGTGTTAAGAGAAAGGCTTTTATTGACCATGATCCTGATTTTGAATTTGGATCAATTAAAAAGgcatttaaatcaaataaattggATCAGACTAGAGATTCATCAAGttctaaaaaaactaaaaagaaagTAGATAGATGGGCAAATTTCAAGGGACCTAAAGTAGTATTTGATGGCATAAAGGAAACCGCAAAAAATTGTGTTGTGATAAATGACCCATATGAAGAAAGTGTTTCTAAGAAAACAAAGACCACGGCTCAGAATGTGACCAGAATTGAGATCTCACAACTTCCATCAGATAAATCAGTTCTTATTCCATACAATGAAACTACAGAAAATGAGGAATGGATATGTGCTCTTTGTGGTAAACATAGTAGTTATAAATTTCTTGGTGATCTCTTTGGACCATATACAGTTGAGATAATGTCAGATGACATGTTGGATTTGAGTCCAAAAGTTCGCCTCggtacaaaaaagaaaagatcAGAGGAGAGTCAGTCAAGTGTGAATAAGAGTAATAAATCAGGGAGACGTGCTAGCAGCGTGTCACAGGAAGCTAGTGAATGGAAAGAGGTCTGGGTCCACGAAAGCTGTTCTGTTTACTCTGATGGTGTCTTTCTGATTGGTTCCAAGATATATGGTCTCCAAGAAGCTGTGAGAATTGCTAGCCAAACT CCTTGTTCTGTGTGTAATGAAATGGGTGCAATGATTGGTTGTTTGAATAAAGGTTGCCAACAGAAATTCCACCATGTTTGTGCTCAGGGAGCTG ACTGTTACTTGGATGAGGAGAACTTTTCACTTCTTTGTCCAAAACACAAGGTA AAAAAAATTGAAACAGCTAGAGGAAGCATCCACGTCATCTAG
- the LOC123564608 gene encoding uncharacterized protein LOC123564608 isoform X1 has product MPGPLERWLETFLCGQFADNFERYGYRTLQTVCQMQLPQLLSIGIPHKESEIILQNIQILRQSTAAVAQQQMQHGMSGSYSNSMSHDHHGTSFQGRDVLQEHTNYMGPDRSCYNYGSQSSSVSGQFYNQGVSQSLDPMMSSAYRQQYQGSSSYPQQLADGAQYSNMGMPSPSSSAAVVTSRHAFPGHVPGSPLMGQSNMQHSHPHLRSSGQTPQEVANNILHMAASSYPTNNTVQVPLSKSRSSPYHVPSRSPNYNSKLQDNQQLMCSDYNQGQFAYPSPPHQSQLHMQSRDPRLSPISPASVGMIPSPHSHQSGRSVPSSSPCSMHSPSKGLVRSPGPNSQFVNSPQRGQYQMSSSMNTSHQRMVSPIPSNQQLKVSVPSSMSQPFQQCYFGNMLNTSQYPTFQQPMSVQYSPSSISQISNSGQFCNSPGSHSGNFPHSPGGHSGHFSNISSPYTPGSGNYLSPGQTHSSPSTTQHVPDSSVSHSPNMKQCNSPLQSLQKLCMLPEAQVVDPKTVVKEACVPSPNDSSIAKSIESSLSIPVCTNAPTDSSFSPAFNEVVQSSSESEVTQSISETAVSPDVKCQPKKMMLLRAAKDDLCSPQSDETVQYCSVKSESDDTKDYKIESVDDGDDKKHLIDQSSVESLNTDRNNSDIFDGKTNTSETDKKKTCEPSECKTPAENCEGGSAKDGVDSNVENKAFDYLKPGSENGIQGIENVPDSSRNKETCDANFGIGATTSENVQLNTANIEQGAKVQSKDVEVAYESESSDSDNESQLLVRKDVKKTYSKQERLKSFEISPRLRGDSTGSLSDDRDNSDFEYEDHIGCDDIETGFSDIDDKSNEIIEESVDDAKDLDNDITDGGMVIDRVMITGSCWEKNGIRKRSISNSQKHKKNGHVKRLPFMREVSEIDSDDVPSPLGGDVVDGLEGPVGVDNGDGTVSVRRPSHIRQRKTPVKYKDTSFFQGDFIFVEEEEQFVDEPKRKMAKKSIDVNHNPKKNGVVKKSDNTCSSNNNASSSLKAKHCVKPKIQVSSDSSVSKNLEDTMKLLAKQKGKMKAEKSKSTFTTNNIKFVTKGSDGKLKEVKTVTVVKEVTKDDCVRNSVSKTGILSVNQAPKSKSDPKNTPSHTTAVMTRKSSKQECNIEKNESVKKKAPRRQLNGVKTDSINGQRKGSERTHKSSSVVNQNTEKMAKTKKLKQLSKEKAIPDDDIEVIEIDSEDSVGAANETGANNNVTELLEDREAVPKAEIVAVECQNLVSDEEKEGRGYMFSLVEDEVVDEKLVGEIHTDLKEKTEEGDIDIEHETPAKENIKRSSSGSNIKCKRSSARRDRSKTSGKGVKRKAFIDHDPDFEFGSIKKAFKSNKLDQTRDSSSSKKTKKKVDRWANFKGPKVVFDGIKETAKNCVVINDPYEESVSKKTKTTAQNVTRIEISQLPSDKSVLIPYNETTENEEWICALCGKHSSYKFLGDLFGPYTVEIMSDDMLDLSPKVRLGTKKKRSEESQSSVNKSNKSGRRASSVSQEASEWKEVWVHESCSVYSDGVFLIGSKIYGLQEAVRIASQTPCSVCNEMGAMIGCLNKGCQQKFHHVCAQGADCYLDEENFSLLCPKHKVKKLKQLEEASTSSSVS; this is encoded by the exons ATGCCAGGACCTCTTGAACGATGGCTTGAAACGTTTTTGTGCGGACAGTTTGCTGATAATTTCGAGAGATACGGCTACAGAACGCTACAAACA GTATGTCAGATGCAGCTACCACAGTTGTTATCAATTGGAATACCACATAAAGAAAGTGAAATCATACTCCAAAATATACAGATCCTTAGACAATCTACAGCTGCAG TTGCCCAGCAACAAATGCAACATGGAATGAGTGGTAGCTATAGCAACAGTATGTCACATGACCATCATGGAACATCCTTTCAGGGCAGAGATGTTTTACAAGAACATACg AATTACATGGGCCCTGATAGAAGCTGTTACAACTATGGCAGTCAGAGTTCCAGTGTAAGCGGCCAGTTCTATAACCAAGGTGTGTCTCAGTCTCTCGATCCCATGATGAGTTCAGCCTATAGACAACAGTATCAAGGATCATCTAGTTATCCACAGCAGTTGGCAGATGGAGCGCAGTACTCTAATATGGGAATGCCATCTCCGTCTTCAAGTGCTGCTGTTGTAACATCACGCCATGCTTTTCCAGGGCATGTCCCAGGGTCGCCGCTAATGGGTCAGTCAAATATGCAGCATTCACATCCACATTTGAGGAGTTCTGGTCAGACTCCACAGGAAGTTGCAAATAATATCCTGCATATGGCTGCCTCCTCTTATCCTACAAATAATACAGTACAAGTGCCACTGTCGAAAAGCAGATCTTCACCATATCATGTACCATCAAGATCACCAAATTACAATTCAAAGCTGCAAGACAACCAACAGCTTATGTGTTCAGATTATAACCAAGGACAGTTTGCTTACCCTAGTCCACCTCATCAGTCGCAGCTGCACATGCAGTCTAGAGACCCAAGACTGTCACCAATAAGTCCAGCCTCTGTAGGAATGATACCCAGTCCACACTCACACCAAAGTGGGCGTTCTGTACCAAGCTCGAGTCCTTGCTCGATGCATAGTCCAAGTAAAGGGCTAGTAAGATCGCCAGGCCCCAATTCGCAGTTTGTAAATTCACCACAACGAGGACAGTATCAAATGTCATCGTCAATGAATACCTCACATCAAAGAATGGTTTCTCCTATTCCTTCCAATCAACAACTAAAAGTCTCTGTTCCGTCTTCCATGTCACAGCCTTTCCAACAGTGTTACTTTGGAAATATGTTAAACACATCGCAATATCCAACATTTCAGCAACCGATGTCTGTCCAATATTCACCCAGTTCAATTTCCCAAATTTCTAATAgtggacaattttgtaattccCCTGGTTCGCATAGCGGAAATTTTCCACATTCCCCTGGCGGCCATAGCGGACATTTTAGTAACATATCATCTCCTTACACTCCGGGGTCTGGCAACTACCTTAGTCCAGGTCAAACTCATAGTTCCCCATCTACAACACAACATGTGCCAGACAGTAGTGTGTCACACTCACCAAACATGAAGCAGTGTAATAGCCCACTTCAGTCTCTGCAAAAACTTTGTATGTTGCCTGAAGCACAAGTTGTTGATCCTAAAACTGTAGTAAAAGAAGCTTGTGTTCCTTCTCCAAATGACTCTTCTATAGCAAAAAGCATAGAAAGTAGTTTATCAATACCAGTGTGTACAAACGCTCCAACAGATTCCAGTTTTTCTCCAGCTTTCAATGAAGTAGTTCAATCAAGTTCAGAATCAGAAGTGACGCAGAGTATATCTGAAACTGCTGTCAGTCCAGATGTTAAATGTCAACCTAAGAAGATGATGTTACTTCGAGCAGCAAAGGATGATTTGTGTTCTCCGCAAAGTGATGAAACTGTTCAGTACTGTAGTGTTAAATCAGAGAGTGATGATACGAAAGACTACAAAATTGAGTCAGTAGATGATGGAGatgataaaaaacatttaatAGATCAAAGTTCAGTTGAATCATTGAATACTGATAGAAATAATTCTGACATTTTTGATGGTAAAACAAATACATCTGAGACtgataagaaaaaaacttgtgaacCCTCAGAATGTAAAACTCCAGCTGAAAACTGTGAAGGTGGCTCTGCCAAAGATGGAGTTGATTCTAATGTAGAAAATAAGGCATTTGATTATTTGAAACCAGGTTCAGAAAATGGCATACAGGGTATTGAAAACGTACCTGATTCTAGTCGGAATAAAGAAACTTGTGATGCTAATTTTGGGATAGGTGCTACCACGTCTGAAAATGTGCAATTAAATACAGCAAACATTGAACAAGGAGCCAAAGTGCAATCAAAAGATGTTGAAGTGGCATATGAGTCAGAAAGTTCAGATAGTGATAATGAATCACAGCTTCTTGTACGTAAAGATGTgaaaaaaacatacagtaaacaAGAGAGGTTGAAAAGTTTCGAGATCAGTCCAAGATTAAGAGGAGATAGTACTGGATCTCTAAGTGATGATCGGGATAATAGTGATTTTGAGTATGAAGATCATATAGGATGTGATGACATAGAAACAGGATTTAGTGATATTGATGATAAGTCGAATGAAATAATAGAAGAGTCTGTTGATGATGCGAAGGATTTGGATAATGATATCACAGATGGAGGTATGGTTATTGATCGGGTCATGATTACAGGATCGTGCTGGGAAAAGAATGGCATTAGAAAAAGAAGTATTAGTAACAGTCAGAAGCATAAAAAAAATGGGCATGTTAAAAGATTACCTTTTATGAGAGAGGTGTCTGAAATAGACTCTGATGATGTGCCAAGCCCACTAGGCGGCGATGTTGTTGATGGTTTAGAAGGACCTGTTGGTGTAGATAATGGTGATGGTACAGTTTCGGTTAGAAGACCGTCCCATATAAGGCAGAGAAAAACTCCTGTCAAATACAAAGATACCTCATTTTTTCAGggagattttatttttgttgaagaGGAGGAGCAGTTTGTAGATGAACCCAAGAGGAAAATGGCTAAGAAAAGTATAGATGTAAATCACAATCCGAAGAAAAATGGAGTTGTAAAAAAGTCAGACAATACTTGCAGCAGTAATAACAACGCTAGTAGCTCTTTAAAGGCAAAACATTGTGTGAAACCAAAAATCCAGGTCTCGTCAGACTCGTCCGTTTCAAAAAATCTGGAGGATACTATGAAGCTTTTAGCAAAGCAAAAAGGAAAAATGAAAGCTGAAAAGTCAAAAAGCACATTTACaacaaataatatcaaatttGTGACAAAAGGTAGTGATGGAAAACTGAAAGAAGTGAAAACTGTAACAGTTGTGAAAGAAGTAACCAAAGACGACTGTGTGCGAAATAGTGTCTCAAAAACTGGGATACTGTCAGTTAACCAAGCTCCGAAGTCAAAGTCAGATCCAAAAAACACTCCTAGTCATACAACTGCTGTAATGACCAGAAAGTCATCAAAACAAGAGTGTAATATTGAAAAGAATGAAAGTGTCAAAAAGAAAGCTCCTAGAAGACAGCTAAATGGTGTTAAAACTGATAGTATTAATGGCCAAAGAAAAGGAAGCGAAAGAACCCATAAGAGCAGTTCTGTAGTAAatcaaaatacagaaaagatGGCAAAAacgaaaaaattaaaacagttatctAAGGAAAAAGCTATACCAGATGATGACATTGAAGTTATAGAAATTGACTCTGAAGACAGTGTAGGTGCTGCAAATGAAACTGGTGCTAACAATAATGTAACTGAATTGCTTGAAGATAGAGAAGCAGTACCAAAGGCAGAAATTGTTGCTGTTGAATGTCAGAACCTAGTAAGTGATGAAGAAAAAGAAGGGAGAGGTTATATGTTTTCTCTAGTCGAAGATGAAGTTGTGGATGAAAAGTTGGTTGGGGAAATTCATACTGATCTCAAAGAAAAAACTGAGGAAGGTGATATTGATATTGAACATGAAACTCCTgctaaagaaaatattaaaagatcCAGTTCTGGGTCAAATATAAAGTGTAAAAGATCTAGTGCTAGACGTGATAGGTCTAAAACAAGTGGTAAAGGTGTTAAGAGAAAGGCTTTTATTGACCATGATCCTGATTTTGAATTTGGATCAATTAAAAAGgcatttaaatcaaataaattggATCAGACTAGAGATTCATCAAGttctaaaaaaactaaaaagaaagTAGATAGATGGGCAAATTTCAAGGGACCTAAAGTAGTATTTGATGGCATAAAGGAAACCGCAAAAAATTGTGTTGTGATAAATGACCCATATGAAGAAAGTGTTTCTAAGAAAACAAAGACCACGGCTCAGAATGTGACCAGAATTGAGATCTCACAACTTCCATCAGATAAATCAGTTCTTATTCCATACAATGAAACTACAGAAAATGAGGAATGGATATGTGCTCTTTGTGGTAAACATAGTAGTTATAAATTTCTTGGTGATCTCTTTGGACCATATACAGTTGAGATAATGTCAGATGACATGTTGGATTTGAGTCCAAAAGTTCGCCTCggtacaaaaaagaaaagatcAGAGGAGAGTCAGTCAAGTGTGAATAAGAGTAATAAATCAGGGAGACGTGCTAGCAGCGTGTCACAGGAAGCTAGTGAATGGAAAGAGGTCTGGGTCCACGAAAGCTGTTCTGTTTACTCTGATGGTGTCTTTCTGATTGGTTCCAAGATATATGGTCTCCAAGAAGCTGTGAGAATTGCTAGCCAAACT CCTTGTTCTGTGTGTAATGAAATGGGTGCAATGATTGGTTGTTTGAATAAAGGTTGCCAACAGAAATTCCACCATGTTTGTGCTCAGGGAGCTG ACTGTTACTTGGATGAGGAGAACTTTTCACTTCTTTGTCCAAAACACAAG GTAAAAAAATTGAAACAGCTAGAGGAAGCATCCACGTCATCTAGTGTCAGTTGA